A genomic window from Candidatus Pelagisphaera phototrophica includes:
- a CDS encoding fasciclin domain-containing protein codes for MIIRTIKNLVLILASVSFAAIAQAGHHGDAHKQKDIVEVASSAGVFNTLVAAVTAADLVATLQGEGPFTVFAPTDEAFAKLPEGTVETLLKPENKEKLIAILTYHVVPGAIFAADVKAGKVVTVNGSSLTVSVKDGSVFIDDAQVTKTDVKASNGVVHIIDSVVTP; via the coding sequence ATGATTATACGAACAATTAAGAATCTAGTGCTCATTCTTGCCTCAGTCAGCTTCGCGGCGATCGCTCAAGCTGGTCATCACGGGGATGCTCACAAACAAAAAGATATTGTTGAAGTGGCCTCTTCTGCTGGCGTTTTTAACACTTTGGTAGCTGCAGTAACTGCAGCCGACCTTGTCGCCACTTTACAAGGCGAAGGGCCCTTCACAGTTTTCGCTCCAACTGATGAAGCATTCGCCAAGCTGCCAGAAGGAACTGTTGAAACGCTGCTCAAACCAGAGAACAAAGAAAAGCTGATCGCAATTCTTACCTACCACGTTGTGCCCGGTGCAATCTTCGCCGCCGATGTCAAGGCAGGGAAAGTTGTTACAGTAAACGGCTCCAGTCTCACCGTTTCCGTTAAAGATGGGTCCGTGTTCATTGATGATGCCCAAGTCACTAAGACCGACGTTAAAGCCAGTAATGGGGTAGTGCACATAATAGATTCTGTTGTAACTCCCTAA
- a CDS encoding serine hydrolase domain-containing protein, whose amino-acid sequence MAKRLKTNYESRLDAAAETIVNNDHCPIPGLVIMARRGEDVYQKAFGYADKEAGRLMTNDAQFRCFSMTKVLTTSIALMLRDQGLLELEAPVETYLPAFGRQFEVLHEAPHGEPGAFKVPYTSFMTGKTQNLSFTKTAAQNKILVKHCLSESTGIGYDMWTDFDLVYNQSLFGHQYGVAQALRRQKGLGFYSSNSIIGQNATLEEYCDAIAEAGYLTDEPGTFSYGLGALLMGRIIEVVCERVLGKHERFSRICEKKLFEPLGMSSAAFYLNDGDPRIAKIPQLYAATANEGSGPSGAIDVKPYVKCLPMVDDFPNTVTTAHFEGPRSCDSGDTGSCMTVLDYSKFYEMLLAGGCTPNGRRILKEQSVRDLAYGQFSDLDRQSKIARAFGLTGEAASFNYGWAVEAKTDKSPHCNHWSGYANNHGRLYIEEDSYILLFPQFMASTPASFPLGEPVIKEPMIAAFLSEWEY is encoded by the coding sequence ATGGCGAAGCGTCTTAAAACGAATTACGAGTCACGGCTGGACGCCGCGGCCGAAACGATTGTAAATAATGATCACTGCCCTATCCCCGGGCTGGTAATAATGGCTCGACGCGGCGAGGACGTTTATCAGAAGGCGTTCGGATATGCAGATAAAGAGGCTGGGCGGCTGATGACTAATGACGCTCAATTCCGTTGCTTTTCGATGACAAAGGTTCTCACAACCTCGATAGCTCTGATGTTGAGAGACCAAGGCCTACTTGAATTGGAAGCCCCGGTGGAGACTTACTTACCCGCATTCGGGCGCCAGTTTGAAGTGCTTCATGAGGCGCCGCATGGAGAGCCAGGTGCCTTCAAGGTCCCCTACACTTCGTTTATGACGGGGAAGACCCAAAACCTTTCTTTCACGAAAACAGCTGCGCAAAACAAGATTCTCGTTAAGCACTGCTTGTCCGAGTCAACAGGTATAGGCTATGATATGTGGACCGATTTCGACTTGGTATACAATCAATCTCTTTTCGGCCACCAGTACGGCGTAGCCCAAGCTCTCAGGCGTCAAAAGGGCTTAGGTTTTTACTCTTCTAACTCGATTATCGGGCAAAATGCGACACTAGAAGAATATTGCGATGCTATTGCTGAAGCAGGTTATTTGACAGACGAGCCCGGAACCTTCAGCTATGGACTGGGTGCTTTATTAATGGGCAGAATAATAGAAGTTGTTTGCGAGAGGGTGTTAGGAAAACACGAACGATTCTCCCGCATTTGCGAGAAAAAATTATTCGAACCGCTTGGAATGTCTTCCGCGGCTTTTTACTTAAATGATGGAGACCCGCGAATAGCCAAAATACCACAACTGTATGCCGCGACTGCAAATGAGGGCTCTGGCCCCTCTGGTGCGATAGATGTTAAGCCCTACGTCAAATGCCTTCCCATGGTGGATGATTTCCCGAACACGGTAACTACTGCCCACTTTGAGGGCCCTCGATCTTGCGATAGCGGCGATACTGGGTCCTGTATGACTGTACTTGATTACTCGAAGTTTTATGAAATGCTTCTTGCAGGAGGTTGCACTCCCAACGGAAGAAGGATCCTGAAAGAACAATCTGTTCGCGATTTAGCTTATGGACAATTTTCTGATCTTGATCGCCAATCTAAGATCGCTCGAGCCTTCGGGTTAACCGGCGAGGCAGCATCGTTCAACTACGGTTGGGCCGTCGAGGCCAAGACCGACAAGTCGCCACACTGCAACCACTGGTCTGGGTATGCTAATAACCACGGAAGACTGTACATAGAGGAAGATTCCTACATCCTTCTATTTCCCCAGTTCATGGCCTCGACACCCGCCAGTTTTCCATTAGGGGAACCGGTTATTAAAGAACCTATGATCGCAGCTTTTCTCTCAGAATGGGAGTACTAG
- a CDS encoding TIR domain-containing protein: MNDDVFISYAAKDRERVLGLVKRLRNAGVSVWIDQGGIDISALWSQEIVNAIKTCKVMLLSISPQSTESKNVVKELALCSEREKPIIPVYFERSEIPETMEYQLAGIQRVEYFKDNEDAAFAAILRSLAMRGVAVTSESVKEIQKLDHKPRQTSETIASEIPKRRNFKLSLTTSFLMVLVFACGLIFWWPKTDTKQIPNSTSSSQSEESAQTKEQRSSLAIVPFRNIGPAGENSFLADGMHEEINAMLSMAPNLIVKDGARFKGMSSSVKEIGSSLDVDSILTGSVMQTAGKLRVIVKLIDSKTEANLWANTYDKSEGDFFTIQREIAEQVAQGLSINLNSEYETLINDRQTKNLEAYNLYLEGRLLWNTRDKDKMYQAVEKYELAILKDPQFALGYVGIAECYNMLAAYGFSPTKIAVPKAKMYLDRALQINDKISELHSSLGWYYWIYEYDFDRAEASFRKALSINPSSPEANRWYAQLRSVRFNPDSVGEVEKSVALEPNSPTTRWVQFKVLITFSKLQEAKIVAAKVRELDPNYFYGHLGIIEILCLEGKYDEALVAAENAIVSTEEPTYYGIKGFILGRMNRNAEAIVVLNTLREMSSRKIVSESLLSMIYYSIGDYGKAIEIMKESVGNKTFNTFIWDPRIHWKNLHDNADFIKIFSDLGLPLKI, translated from the coding sequence GTGAACGACGACGTATTCATCAGTTATGCCGCTAAGGATAGAGAACGGGTTCTCGGCTTAGTAAAAAGGCTCAGAAATGCTGGGGTTTCTGTTTGGATTGATCAGGGCGGCATTGATATTTCGGCTTTGTGGAGCCAAGAAATTGTAAATGCAATTAAGACCTGCAAAGTTATGTTGCTGTCCATATCGCCACAGTCGACCGAATCTAAGAATGTGGTGAAGGAGCTGGCACTGTGTTCAGAGCGCGAAAAGCCTATTATCCCGGTGTATTTTGAGCGCTCTGAAATCCCTGAAACGATGGAATATCAATTAGCTGGGATTCAACGGGTCGAGTATTTTAAGGATAATGAAGATGCCGCATTTGCGGCAATACTTCGATCACTGGCAATGAGAGGAGTTGCTGTTACCTCTGAATCGGTGAAGGAGATTCAAAAGCTAGACCATAAACCACGACAAACCTCCGAGACAATTGCTAGTGAAATACCAAAAAGACGTAATTTCAAACTCAGCCTCACTACGTCTTTTTTGATGGTATTAGTCTTCGCCTGTGGGCTGATTTTCTGGTGGCCCAAGACTGATACAAAACAAATTCCCAATAGCACATCTTCTTCTCAATCGGAAGAGTCTGCCCAAACCAAAGAACAGCGAAGTAGTTTGGCGATTGTTCCATTTAGAAACATTGGTCCCGCAGGGGAAAATAGCTTTCTGGCTGACGGCATGCATGAAGAAATTAACGCGATGCTTTCTATGGCACCGAATCTTATCGTCAAAGATGGTGCGAGGTTTAAAGGCATGTCAAGTAGCGTGAAGGAGATAGGAAGTTCACTCGACGTTGATTCGATTCTTACTGGTAGCGTAATGCAAACGGCTGGTAAGTTGCGGGTAATAGTAAAGCTCATCGACTCAAAAACAGAAGCGAACCTATGGGCCAACACCTACGATAAAAGCGAGGGTGATTTTTTTACAATCCAAAGAGAGATTGCAGAGCAAGTAGCACAGGGCCTTTCGATAAATCTCAACAGCGAATATGAGACACTTATAAACGATCGCCAAACCAAGAACCTAGAAGCGTATAATTTGTACCTCGAGGGAAGATTACTTTGGAACACACGCGATAAGGATAAAATGTATCAAGCAGTCGAGAAGTACGAGCTCGCGATCTTAAAGGATCCTCAGTTTGCATTGGGATACGTTGGGATTGCAGAGTGTTACAATATGTTAGCGGCCTATGGCTTTTCCCCAACTAAGATAGCTGTTCCCAAAGCGAAGATGTATTTAGATAGAGCTTTGCAAATCAACGATAAAATCTCGGAGCTTCATTCAAGTCTTGGATGGTATTACTGGATTTACGAATACGATTTTGACAGAGCTGAGGCCTCTTTTCGCAAAGCTTTAAGTATAAACCCCAGCAGTCCAGAAGCTAATCGCTGGTATGCCCAATTAAGATCTGTTAGATTCAATCCGGATTCGGTCGGGGAAGTTGAGAAATCCGTGGCGTTGGAGCCAAATTCCCCCACCACTAGGTGGGTTCAATTCAAGGTATTGATTACTTTTTCTAAATTACAAGAGGCAAAGATTGTGGCGGCTAAGGTTAGGGAGCTGGACCCTAATTATTTTTACGGTCATTTAGGAATTATCGAGATTCTTTGCCTGGAAGGAAAATACGATGAAGCTCTTGTAGCTGCTGAAAATGCCATTGTAAGCACAGAAGAGCCAACATATTATGGTATAAAGGGTTTCATACTAGGGCGAATGAATCGAAATGCCGAAGCTATTGTTGTTCTTAACACACTACGAGAAATGTCATCGAGAAAGATCGTTTCGGAAAGCCTCCTCAGCATGATCTATTACTCAATCGGCGATTACGGCAAGGCAATTGAAATAATGAAGGAATCTGTAGGAAATAAAACGTTTAATACCTTCATTTGGGATCCTAGAATCCATTGGAAAAATTTGCACGACAACGCGGATTTCATAAAAATCTTTTCTGATCTAGGACTGCCGTTGAAAATTTAG
- a CDS encoding MBL fold metallo-hydrolase: MPIFSKKMFIFYFLFKCSSLSSTYEITVLATNIANFGGVGEWSFSALLEGENESVIFDTGFDENTVLHNANLLKKDLGKVEKVVLSHFHGDHTGGLLKLRKAFMADNPKAFTKVYVANGFFDQRYDEKGDLRGFIGGFDRVSDFATEASLLGINFIVVKGPLEISKNLVLSGPVERKFEKVIVSPGFFLWENGNLKADLVADDQSLGILTKKGWYIMSGCGHSGLLNTADAFSNYENIGIYGLIGGLHLFRSSDDFILNTAKSLKRYGIQQIVGAHCTGIRAAQLLAGALDITDDNLSHGAVGAVVTSDLKIVRSSVE, encoded by the coding sequence ATGCCGATTTTTTCTAAAAAGATGTTCATCTTTTATTTCTTGTTTAAATGTTCATCATTAAGTTCCACCTACGAAATAACCGTTTTGGCAACGAACATTGCCAATTTCGGCGGTGTCGGAGAGTGGAGCTTCTCAGCCTTGTTAGAAGGAGAAAACGAATCTGTAATTTTTGATACCGGGTTCGACGAAAATACCGTTCTTCACAACGCAAATTTGTTAAAAAAGGATCTTGGCAAAGTTGAGAAGGTCGTTCTAAGCCACTTCCACGGGGATCATACCGGTGGACTGTTGAAGCTAAGAAAAGCATTCATGGCAGATAATCCCAAAGCCTTCACGAAGGTTTACGTGGCGAATGGATTCTTTGACCAAAGATATGATGAAAAAGGCGATCTCCGAGGCTTCATTGGAGGATTTGATCGAGTAAGTGATTTCGCCACAGAAGCGAGTTTATTGGGGATTAATTTTATTGTTGTCAAGGGACCTCTCGAGATATCCAAAAATTTAGTATTGTCTGGTCCCGTCGAGAGAAAATTTGAAAAGGTGATCGTATCTCCTGGCTTTTTCTTATGGGAAAATGGTAATCTTAAAGCAGATTTAGTAGCGGATGATCAATCTTTAGGGATACTAACAAAGAAGGGTTGGTATATAATGTCGGGCTGCGGTCATTCCGGACTGTTAAACACTGCAGATGCGTTTTCTAATTATGAGAACATCGGAATATACGGCTTAATTGGAGGTCTTCACTTGTTTCGATCAAGCGATGATTTCATTCTTAATACAGCGAAGTCTTTGAAGAGATATGGAATCCAGCAGATTGTAGGTGCTCATTGCACTGGTATCCGAGCAGCCCAATTGCTCGCGGGAGCACTGGACATAACCGATGACAATCTTTCTCATGGAGCCGTAGGAGCCGTTGTAACTAGTGATCTTAAAATAGTCAGGAGTTCAGTGGAGTGA
- a CDS encoding sulfatase, whose product MNLRILLVSVSSTLALFCGLNGADKRPNVLFIAIDDLNNWVGCLKGHPNALTPNIDKLARRGVLFSNAHCSAPACGPSRFSLMTGIAPYNSGVYHNKQSDSRSFSGIPSLPQIFRENGFKTLGSGKLFHDNTFDELAWDMYIPRTKKIKTSQENIDNRYSIDVRIGDIEGVDVPEQGNYGKGTGWGIVYDSDSVMPDYQVASWVISQLQKKHEKSFFLGCGIFKPHQRWDIPKRHYDAFPIETIELPKVTKNDLSDVPQIAKYIAAPQRHAKVLKDGVWKQGIQAYLAAIHFADAQVGRVLDALYQSEYANNTIICLWSDHGWHLGEKEHWTKFSLWEDTTQTVMIFAGPTIPQGEECNAPTSLLDIAPTFFDFFGFGKNPKHDGKSLLPLLKDPELELVEPVYTTHGKDNHSLRFPSWRYTKYRDGSIELYDILKDPNEWNNLALDKKYTKIIEELDAYMPNYSHKDQPFYDKLPLSKFDKLYEEKKNEKLIKK is encoded by the coding sequence ATGAATCTTCGTATTCTTCTAGTCTCAGTTTCTTCGACTCTGGCCCTGTTTTGTGGACTAAACGGTGCGGACAAGCGTCCGAATGTTTTGTTCATCGCAATTGATGATCTTAATAATTGGGTAGGATGTTTGAAAGGGCATCCAAATGCTTTGACTCCTAATATAGATAAACTGGCGAGAAGAGGGGTCCTTTTTAGCAATGCACACTGTTCTGCACCTGCCTGTGGTCCTTCCCGTTTTAGTTTGATGACCGGAATTGCTCCCTACAATTCGGGAGTGTACCATAATAAGCAATCAGATAGTCGCTCATTTTCGGGAATTCCATCGCTGCCTCAAATATTCCGAGAGAATGGCTTTAAAACGCTTGGTAGTGGGAAACTTTTCCATGACAATACCTTTGATGAATTAGCTTGGGATATGTATATACCGCGAACTAAAAAAATTAAAACATCACAGGAAAACATTGATAACAGATATTCTATAGATGTTCGTATAGGAGATATTGAGGGAGTTGACGTACCTGAACAGGGTAATTATGGCAAGGGAACCGGATGGGGAATCGTGTATGATTCTGATAGTGTAATGCCTGATTATCAGGTGGCTTCTTGGGTTATTAGTCAGTTGCAGAAAAAGCATGAAAAGTCTTTCTTCTTGGGATGCGGTATTTTCAAGCCACACCAAAGATGGGATATTCCTAAGAGGCATTATGATGCATTCCCTATTGAAACGATTGAATTGCCCAAAGTTACAAAAAATGATTTAAGTGATGTACCTCAAATAGCCAAATATATAGCTGCTCCTCAGCGTCATGCAAAAGTGCTCAAAGATGGAGTATGGAAACAAGGGATACAGGCTTACCTTGCTGCTATTCATTTTGCTGATGCACAGGTCGGACGTGTTTTGGATGCACTATACCAAAGCGAATACGCTAATAATACTATTATCTGCCTTTGGAGTGATCATGGGTGGCACCTTGGAGAAAAAGAGCATTGGACAAAATTTTCACTTTGGGAGGATACGACCCAAACTGTGATGATTTTTGCGGGACCAACAATTCCTCAGGGTGAAGAATGTAATGCCCCTACAAGTCTATTAGATATTGCCCCCACTTTTTTCGATTTTTTTGGCTTTGGTAAAAATCCGAAGCATGACGGAAAATCATTACTCCCGTTGCTAAAAGATCCTGAATTAGAGCTAGTGGAACCTGTTTATACGACTCATGGAAAAGACAATCATAGCCTGCGATTTCCAAGTTGGAGGTATACGAAATACCGGGATGGAAGTATCGAGTTGTACGATATTCTTAAGGATCCAAACGAATGGAACAACTTGGCTCTTGATAAGAAATACACTAAAATAATAGAAGAGTTAGATGCTTACATGCCCAATTACAGTCATAAAGACCAACCTTTTTATGACAAATTGCCACTATCAAAGTTTGATAAATTGTATGAAGAGAAAAAGAATGAAAAACTCATCAAGAAGTGA
- a CDS encoding DUF6492 family protein yields the protein MCDEKQIVLVSTGTFQDYIKENINQLLKFEFDIHVIVDFTFFKEMYKYKSSIKLIDSATLQTDFDKKSKLDKNFRGGFWNYASKRLFLVYEYIKMKNLTNVIHLENDVLLYSSLNYNFEEKIYITMDSNNRCIPGIIYIPKYDLFTNLIENYDFTKNDMINLSNFYNNNTDIVKTFPIIDDSLDISIYNENFQEFNSIFDAAAIGQYLGGVDPGNIAGNTTGFVNETCEIKYDKYKFKWVKKRDDFFPYIEIKDKLIAINNLHIHCKKLINFRMINPVVNKYIKKYMNTFITGEKIQFSCDHFVGTDEDFRFNPNVAQYKNRFIYLGNNANIDNKLLVFCYTHLLGNIEKLVRTLKGLQNPFKLVLHNSDGSFDRKHIILFEKLPLLQCIYAQNINVEDEKVFPLPIGLANSQWTHGNSKIHQTVYDMPIEKSKVIYFNFSKNTNKIKRVRCYNDIIKKGITWNNNIPYKEYLIELKRHKFAICPEGNGIDTHRFWECLYMNTIPICLKNKITEHYKKYFPLILLDDWKELDVSKLSYSAINHQYLDMEFIKICNLENMSTNQINNNLQTVEKSSFNTNLFDIVILVGPNDKSVIEQQIKYTQKNIIGYRNIYLICYDPSIIIDGCTTINENIFPFNIETVAKYHGKLDRNGWYLQQLFKLYSGKIIPNILDKYLVIDCDTFFLKPTTFVENNKCLYNYGTEYHKPYFHHMEKLDKGLIKVDKNKSGICHHMIFETKYIDELIAKIEKNHNDLFYNVFLKTVTDKKKSGASEFEIYFNYMLKYNTDEIQIRKLSWENVNKLETNSNYDYISYHWYMR from the coding sequence ATGTGTGATGAAAAACAAATAGTTTTAGTTTCAACAGGTACATTTCAAGATTACATAAAAGAAAATATAAATCAATTACTCAAATTCGAATTTGATATCCATGTTATTGTAGATTTTACATTTTTTAAAGAAATGTATAAATATAAATCTTCTATTAAACTAATTGACTCCGCTACTTTACAAACAGATTTTGATAAAAAATCAAAATTAGACAAAAATTTTAGAGGTGGTTTTTGGAATTATGCATCAAAACGCCTTTTTCTAGTATATGAGTACATTAAAATGAAAAATCTTACAAATGTAATTCATCTAGAAAACGATGTTTTATTATATAGTAGTCTAAACTATAATTTTGAAGAAAAAATATATATAACCATGGATTCAAATAATAGATGTATTCCAGGGATTATATATATTCCAAAATATGATTTATTTACAAATTTGATTGAAAATTATGATTTTACAAAAAACGATATGATTAATTTATCAAATTTCTACAACAATAACACAGATATTGTGAAGACATTTCCAATTATTGATGACAGTTTAGATATATCTATTTATAACGAAAATTTTCAAGAATTTAATAGTATTTTTGATGCGGCTGCGATTGGTCAATATTTAGGAGGAGTTGATCCAGGAAATATAGCTGGTAATACAACTGGATTTGTAAATGAGACTTGTGAAATCAAGTATGATAAATACAAGTTTAAATGGGTAAAAAAAAGAGATGATTTTTTCCCATATATTGAAATTAAAGATAAATTAATAGCTATTAACAATCTTCATATACATTGTAAGAAATTGATAAATTTTAGGATGATAAACCCAGTTGTAAATAAATATATTAAGAAATACATGAACACGTTCATAACTGGTGAAAAAATACAATTCTCCTGTGATCATTTCGTTGGCACCGATGAAGATTTTAGATTTAATCCAAATGTTGCTCAATATAAAAATAGATTTATTTATCTTGGTAATAATGCAAATATTGATAATAAACTATTGGTATTTTGTTATACACATTTATTGGGTAATATTGAAAAATTAGTTAGAACATTAAAAGGGCTACAAAATCCATTCAAATTAGTATTACACAACAGCGACGGATCGTTTGACAGAAAACATATTATTTTATTCGAAAAACTGCCTTTATTACAATGCATATACGCCCAAAATATCAATGTTGAAGATGAAAAAGTGTTTCCTTTACCAATTGGTTTAGCTAACTCCCAATGGACACATGGCAATTCTAAAATACATCAAACAGTTTATGATATGCCTATTGAAAAATCCAAGGTAATATATTTTAATTTTTCCAAAAATACCAATAAAATAAAACGTGTTAGATGCTATAATGATATTATTAAAAAAGGAATAACTTGGAATAATAATATCCCTTATAAAGAATATTTAATTGAGTTGAAAAGACATAAATTTGCTATATGTCCTGAAGGAAATGGAATAGATACACATCGGTTTTGGGAATGTTTATATATGAATACAATTCCCATTTGTTTGAAAAATAAAATAACTGAGCATTATAAGAAATATTTTCCATTAATTTTATTAGATGATTGGAAAGAACTTGATGTAAGCAAGCTATCCTATTCGGCAATTAATCATCAATATTTAGATATGGAATTTATAAAGATATGTAATTTAGAAAATATGAGTACAAATCAAATAAATAATAATTTACAGACAGTAGAAAAATCATCTTTTAATACAAATTTATTTGACATAGTAATATTAGTTGGGCCAAATGATAAATCGGTTATTGAACAACAAATAAAATATACTCAAAAAAATATTATTGGTTATAGAAATATTTATTTAATTTGCTATGATCCATCAATAATAATTGATGGGTGTACCACTATTAATGAAAATATTTTCCCATTTAATATAGAAACAGTTGCAAAATATCACGGAAAATTAGATAGAAATGGATGGTATTTACAGCAATTATTTAAATTATATTCTGGTAAAATCATTCCAAATATTTTGGATAAATATTTAGTTATTGATTGTGACACATTTTTCTTAAAACCAACTACTTTTGTGGAAAATAATAAATGCCTTTATAATTATGGTACAGAATATCATAAACCATACTTTCACCATATGGAAAAATTAGATAAAGGTTTGATTAAAGTTGATAAAAATAAATCAGGTATTTGTCACCACATGATATTTGAGACAAAATATATAGATGAACTTATTGCTAAAATTGAAAAAAATCATAATGATTTATTTTACAACGTGTTTTTAAAAACAGTGACAGATAAAAAAAAATCAGGGGCATCAGAATTTGAAATTTATTTTAACTATATGTTAAAATATAATACCGATGAAATACAAATTAGAAAATTAAGTTGGGAAAACGTAAATAAACTAGAAACTAATAGCAATTATGATTATATATCATATCATTGGTATATGAGATGA
- a CDS encoding putative quinol monooxygenase produces MRTSKKTEPGTIVYEYYASSKDRYFLYEVYRNHTGAEFHVDSFMKGNLMPAFVEIFEVITFEVLGSTGDELKKKMKDFTTEHRAKTDGFKH; encoded by the coding sequence TTGAGAACGTCAAAAAAAACAGAACCTGGAACGATCGTTTACGAATATTACGCATCATCGAAAGACAGGTATTTCCTGTATGAAGTTTATCGCAATCATACCGGAGCGGAATTTCACGTCGACAGCTTCATGAAGGGTAATCTAATGCCCGCCTTCGTCGAAATATTTGAGGTGATAACTTTTGAGGTTTTGGGTTCGACGGGTGATGAACTAAAAAAGAAGATGAAAGACTTTACCACTGAACATCGGGCGAAAACGGATGGTTTTAAGCACTAA
- a CDS encoding sulfatase-like hydrolase/transferase — MKIITKIYYIRFLFLLSFSSNYLWSYEKTNVILVMADDMGQECLGTYGAKEYKTPNLDRLAEDGVKFNNCFATPLCSPSRVSIMTGKYNYRNYEEFLHINPDEITFGNLFKDAGYRTAIAGKWQLGGDGDTINRLGFDEYCVNNIAKPKDLIREATGRYAFPLMYQNGRFLEDDEVRNKYGPDLLLDFVCDFIDKKESKPFFVYYPMILVHSPFVPTPHSKDWLKTEEKDPMYFSDMVEYTDEIVGRLLKHLGERDLLENTLIIFTADNGTHRSITTRMNSGEKITGEKGMLTDAGLRVPLIASFEGKSPRRELDDLIDFSDILPTILQAANIESSEEFVTDGRSFYPQIIGRKGSPRKWAFCHYDPVTWFSDFNDYAGRVLMMDGYRMYNDGRLFSMDDRLNENQLPQSIDDRQRAAIRNEMETIIAAFPDYDFDKEIENMKEIRAKIKAGQP; from the coding sequence ATGAAGATAATAACAAAAATTTATTATATTAGATTTTTATTTTTATTGTCATTTTCATCAAACTATCTTTGGTCATATGAGAAAACTAATGTCATTCTTGTTATGGCAGATGATATGGGACAAGAATGCCTGGGTACCTACGGTGCGAAAGAATATAAAACTCCCAATCTAGATCGCTTAGCAGAGGACGGAGTAAAGTTTAACAATTGCTTTGCGACACCGCTTTGTTCACCATCAAGGGTCTCAATAATGACCGGAAAATACAACTATCGTAACTATGAGGAATTTTTACATATAAATCCTGATGAGATTACGTTTGGCAATCTGTTCAAAGATGCAGGCTACCGCACAGCTATTGCTGGAAAATGGCAACTCGGGGGAGACGGGGATACCATAAACAGGCTTGGTTTTGATGAATACTGTGTGAATAATATAGCTAAACCGAAGGATCTAATCAGGGAAGCAACCGGACGCTATGCGTTTCCACTCATGTATCAAAATGGACGCTTCCTAGAAGATGACGAAGTTCGCAATAAGTATGGTCCGGACCTACTCTTAGATTTTGTCTGTGACTTCATTGATAAAAAAGAGAGCAAACCATTCTTTGTTTATTACCCGATGATTCTGGTGCACTCACCCTTTGTGCCTACCCCACACAGCAAAGATTGGTTAAAGACGGAAGAAAAAGACCCTATGTATTTCTCTGATATGGTGGAATATACTGATGAAATTGTAGGTAGGCTTTTAAAGCATCTCGGAGAAAGAGATTTGCTAGAAAATACGCTAATAATTTTTACCGCCGACAATGGTACACACCGAAGTATCACGACCCGCATGAACTCCGGAGAGAAAATTACGGGAGAAAAAGGCATGTTAACGGATGCTGGCTTAAGAGTTCCTCTTATTGCTTCTTTTGAGGGTAAAAGCCCGAGAAGAGAATTAGATGATTTGATAGATTTTTCAGATATTCTTCCGACCATTTTGCAGGCTGCAAATATTGAGTCATCAGAAGAGTTTGTAACGGACGGTCGTAGTTTTTATCCCCAAATTATTGGGAGAAAAGGAAGTCCAAGGAAGTGGGCTTTTTGTCATTACGATCCGGTAACCTGGTTCTCAGATTTTAATGATTATGCAGGCCGTGTCTTGATGATGGATGGTTATCGAATGTACAACGATGGCAGACTCTTTAGTATGGATGATCGATTAAACGAAAACCAATTGCCACAATCAATCGATGATCGACAACGAGCTGCCATTCGTAATGAGATGGAAACTATTATCGCAGCTTTTCCTGATTATGATTTCGACAAGGAAATAGAAAATATGAAAGAAATTAGAGCTAAAATAAAAGCTGGTCAGCCCTAG